From Quercus lobata isolate SW786 chromosome 11, ValleyOak3.0 Primary Assembly, whole genome shotgun sequence:
TTGAGCGAAGAGGATGAGGAGGTCATCAAATCAGTCGTGAAAGGATCGACACCTTCTTACACTCTCGAATCAAAACTCGGAGATTGTAAAAGAGCCGCGGCGATTCGACGCGAGGCGCTTCAGAGACTCACTGGCAAATCATTAGCTGGGTTACCTCTCGAGGGGTTCGATTACGAATCTATACTTGGCCAGTGCTGCGAGATGCCAGTGGGTTATGTTCAGATCCCAGTTGGTATTGCTGGACCACTTTTGCTGGATGGGATTGAGTACTCTGTTCCCATGGCTACCACAGAGGGTTGCTTGGTGGCAAGCACAAACCGTGGGTGCAAAGCTATTCACTTGTCAGGTGGGGCCGCTAGTGTTTTGTTGAAGGATGGTATGACCAGAGCTCCTGTGGTTAGGTTCGCTTCAGCTCAAAGGGCTGCTCATTTGAAGTTCTTCTTGGAGAACCCCAACAATTTCGAGAACTTGTCTATGATCTTCAACAAGTCCAGCAGATTTGCTAGGCTTCAGAATATTAAGTGTACTATTGCTGGCAAGAATCTCTACATGAGATTCACTTGCAGCACCGGTGATGCCATGGGCATGAATATGATCTCCAAAGGTGTCCAAAACGTCTTGGATTTTCTCCAGGATGATTTCTCGGACATGGAAGTTATTGGCATCTCTGGTAAGTCCAAATTGGATTTGTAAAGTTTGCACCTTTAGTCGTATGATTGATTTATTTCAGctaaacttaggtacagtataATTATTTGGTTGAATTCAATTGGGTCTGTATCATTATTGAATTAATTGTTTTCAACTTGGGTTTTGCAGGAAACTTCTGTTCGGACAAGAAAGCAGCTGCAGTGAACTGGATTGAGGGGAGAGGCAAGTCTGTGGTTTGTGAGTGTGTGATAAAGGGTGAGGTGGTGAAAAAGGTGCTCAAGACTAATGTGGCGGCCTTGGTGGAGCTCAACATGCTCAAGAACCTGACTGGTTCAGCTATGGCTGGAGCTCTTGGGGGCTTCAACGCACATGCTAGTAACATTGTCGCTGCCGTGTACATAGCCACCGGCCAAGACCCAGCACAGAACGTGGAAAGCTCTCACTGTATCACCATGATGGAAGCTGTCAATGAAGGACAGGATCTTCACGTCTCTGTCACTATGCCTTCTATTGAGGTAAATTTCATTTCACATCAACACCATTTCCATCACGAGGTCAAATTTTTAGGCTTGCATAAAGGAAAAGAtggtttttctgatttttcaccTGATTTCAAATCTGAAAGACAGAAACAGTTCTTTATTCACTATCATGGATTAGGATTTTTGGATTTCCAAATATTATAAGTATTTCATTCGTTTTGAGAGAGAAGTTGTttccccatatatatatagtagctTATGGAATCACTTTCAATCACATAtcttgccctttttttttggtatttaggTGTTAATAGTGCTGAGAGTATGCTGGTCAATAATATTTGAGACCTCACATGGCTTTCTTCTTTGCAGGTTGGTACAGTTGGTGGAGGTACCCAGCTTGCTTCTCAGTCAGCATGCTTGAATCTGCTTGGGGTGAAAGGTGCAAACAGAGAATCAGCAGGATCAAACGCAAGGCTACTGGCCACCATTGTAGCTGGTTCTGTGCTGGCTGGGGAGCTCTCCCTTATGTCTGCTCTGGCAGCAGGGCAGCTTGTTAGGAGCCATATGAAATACAATAGGTCTAGCAAGGATGTTTCTAAAGTTTCCTCTTAAAGGGAACAGATGTAAAAATACCCCCAACCTTGAGgcttaaaagttaaaaggcCTCAGGAACATGGAAAATTAAGATCGATACAAATCAACTGTCAATTAGGCATGGAGACTTGGAGGGACATGATTGGAAAATTGAACAGCATAAAATATATAGCAGACCCAAGCAGCAAAGAaatctgtttgtttgtttttttttaaattctgttccccacccttttcttttcttttttttgttaatttcaaGTTATGTAACAAAAGTACCTGCAAATTGTGTAATATGATGGAAAAGTTTAGTATCATTTCATTCCTTGAAGATTATACTCAGTTCTGTTTTACTTGAGTTTCTTGCAccataaaatattcataaaggAACAGAAAATTGTGTGATAtgacgaaatttttttgctgttacTATGAGTAAAGGTTATGTGTTAGGTGGACTACATCACTTTCCACAATTCCATCGAGAGACTCTCATCTATTTAATATTCTATTATGAGATTCCTTGCTCAAAATTACTGAGTtatttttctcaacaaaaaataaaataaaataaaataaaataaatttgctaagtcattttatgataaaaaaaaatttaaacataaattaaCTAACTGTTaacttaacaattttaaacatatGAAAGTTTTTTAGTGAAATAGTAGATAAGTGACATGATCTACTATCATAGCCATATAAATCAACTGTCAATTAGGCATGGAGACTTGGAGGGACATGATTGGAAAATTGAACAGCATAAAATATATAGCAGACCCAAGCAGCAAAGAaatctgtttgtttgttttttttaattctgttccttcttccccccccccccccccccctttttttttgttaatttcaaGTTATGTAAGCAAAAGTACCTGCAAATTGTGTAATATGATGAAAAGTTTAGTATCATTTCATTCCTTGAAGATTATACTCAGTTCTGTTTTACTTGAGTTTCTTTCACCATTAAATATTCATAAAGGAACAGAAAATTGAGTGATATgtcgaaatttttttgctgttacTATGTGTAAGGTTATGTGTTAGGTGGATCACATCACTTTCCACAATTCCATCACCGTCACTTTCCACAATTCAAGGGACTCTCATGTATTTAATATTCTATTAAGAGACTCTCAtctattcaaaattgatgagtcatttttctcaacaaaaaaaaaaaaaaaaaaattgctaagtcattttataataaaaaaaatttaaacataaattaaCTAACTGTTaacttaacaattttaaacgtatgaaagttttttagtAGAATAGAAAACAAGTGACATGATCCACCATGATAGCCATATAATTTCTCGTGTTACTTCATGACAATTCGATTGTCTTGAGCTCTTGTCTGTTTATCAAGAAagattaaaagagaaaattgtgtCTCTGGCCAAATATGAATTTCTTGTAATATTGGGCCAATTGGCAAAAAATATAGGAGAGTGATAGCTGAGGAAGACTTTTATATGCTATTCTAATGCAGTGAAAATTTCTTGTAATATTGGGCCAATTGGCAAAAAATATAGGAAAGTGATAGCTGAGgaagtttaccaaaaaaagataGCTGAGGAAGACTTTTATATGCCATTTTAATGCAGTGAAAATTTAGTTAAACTTGTACGTCATAATAGAAAGCAAAATTGGCTGTTCACTCTCCAGGATTCCAGGTAAATGAATGTCGTTTTCTTTTACTAGTTTATTTCTTGTTCAACTCTCGCTCAAGTTCACTGTTGTGTCTATCATTCATCTGATCATGTGTGATTGTCCAAAACCCAACCCAGGTACTAAGAAAATCATTTCCCCAACCCTATTTGATTCAAGCGAAACTATGTGTGTAACTGTTCAAAAGGCGCTTAATTTTCCAATAAACCGAGAGTTTCACTACCTAAAAGTATGCTTTTAACCGGATAGTACCCCCCTCGTGCTTTAAGTGCATGGTGGAGTGCGGGACCTTCGGTTCGAGCCCCGGAGGGGCAAAGTGGGATATTTCTGTAGTAATATCTTTaagaagttaaaaagaaaaagattttcttTAATCTTCTGTTCTCAAAACTGACTcaaatattattcattttaaaaGGAGTGAATTGGATTTTATCCaatcattaataatttaaattaaaaaaaaatctaatccttttatttcaaaaaatatatggatTAGATTTTAGTAACTTTAAAGTGGAGCTATCCTTTGAAAACTATTATTTCCAAAGTGTCTGCAAGATTCCA
This genomic window contains:
- the LOC115968248 gene encoding 3-hydroxy-3-methylglutaryl-coenzyme A reductase 1-like, encoding MDSRRRSTSKATTAHPPPPHMKMKMGVGLHQHHNDKELKASDALPLPLYLTNAVFFTLFFSVVYFLLTRWREKIRNSTPLHVLNLSEIVAIFAFIASFIYLLGFFGIDFVQSILRPSTDLWPNEDEIDDAQNPDEIVLKEDSRKVPCGAGLDCSPPQIVNKEIVSPPSLVPTVLSEEDEEVIKSVVKGSTPSYTLESKLGDCKRAAAIRREALQRLTGKSLAGLPLEGFDYESILGQCCEMPVGYVQIPVGIAGPLLLDGIEYSVPMATTEGCLVASTNRGCKAIHLSGGAASVLLKDGMTRAPVVRFASAQRAAHLKFFLENPNNFENLSMIFNKSSRFARLQNIKCTIAGKNLYMRFTCSTGDAMGMNMISKGVQNVLDFLQDDFSDMEVIGISGNFCSDKKAAAVNWIEGRGKSVVCECVIKGEVVKKVLKTNVAALVELNMLKNLTGSAMAGALGGFNAHASNIVAAVYIATGQDPAQNVESSHCITMMEAVNEGQDLHVSVTMPSIEVGTVGGGTQLASQSACLNLLGVKGANRESAGSNARLLATIVAGSVLAGELSLMSALAAGQLVRSHMKYNRSSKDVSKVSS